A genomic window from Qipengyuania oceanensis includes:
- the fsa gene encoding fructose-6-phosphate aldolase codes for MKFFADTAEIADIRELAETGLLDGVTTNPSLIAKSGRDFMEVTKEICAIVDGPVSAEVVALDHETMMKEADVLRRLADNVCIKVPLTIDGLKTCKALTDDGTMVNVTLCFSANQALLAAKAGATFVSPFVGRHDDNGFDGMELIEDIRLIYDNYDYETQILVASVRHVTHVLESAKIGADVMTAPPKVIKSLFNHVLTDKGIEGFLKDWEATGQSILR; via the coding sequence ATGAAATTCTTTGCCGACACCGCCGAAATCGCCGACATCAGGGAGCTGGCCGAAACCGGCCTGCTCGACGGGGTGACGACCAATCCTTCGCTGATTGCCAAGTCCGGTCGCGATTTCATGGAAGTGACCAAGGAGATCTGCGCCATCGTCGATGGGCCGGTGAGCGCCGAAGTGGTCGCGCTCGATCACGAGACGATGATGAAGGAAGCTGATGTCCTCAGGCGGCTGGCGGATAATGTCTGCATCAAGGTTCCCCTGACGATCGACGGGCTAAAGACCTGCAAGGCGCTGACCGACGACGGCACGATGGTCAACGTGACGCTGTGCTTTTCCGCCAACCAGGCGCTGCTCGCGGCCAAGGCCGGGGCGACCTTCGTCTCGCCCTTCGTCGGCCGGCACGACGACAACGGCTTCGACGGCATGGAACTGATCGAGGACATCCGCCTGATCTACGACAATTACGATTACGAGACCCAGATCCTCGTCGCGAGCGTGCGGCACGTGACCCATGTGCTGGAAAGCGCGAAGATCGGGGCCGACGTGATGACCGCGCCGCCCAAGGTCATCAAGTCGCTGTTCAACCACGTGCTGACCGACAAGGGTATCGAAGGCTTCCTCAAGGACTGGGAAGCGACCGGCCAGTCGATCCTGCGCTGA
- a CDS encoding DUF4197 domain-containing protein, whose protein sequence is MSDLMKSVPTRRSFLAGIGAGGVVLSLGGCAGGLGGYGLTDAIQRLLFLSSDRAFARMLSGGGFWDDQVASLGLGNFLGTRGDILSRILTSALFKDRLQDAFGEVAYRGAERAAPLVRDTVRVIGVQNAIDLVRGGPTAATSFLRQEMGMSLVEAMVPELGTAMRVASDPLVGQLLGAVTGTEVGTIATRVAGNIDNTIWREIGFEESEIRRNPRATNDPLIIGVFGADAAL, encoded by the coding sequence ATGTCCGATTTGATGAAAAGTGTCCCGACGCGCCGCAGCTTTCTGGCCGGGATCGGCGCGGGCGGCGTGGTGCTGTCGCTGGGCGGCTGTGCCGGCGGGTTGGGTGGCTACGGCCTGACGGATGCGATCCAGCGGCTGCTGTTCCTGTCGAGCGACCGGGCCTTTGCCCGGATGTTGAGCGGTGGGGGCTTCTGGGACGACCAGGTCGCCTCGCTGGGCCTCGGCAACTTTCTCGGCACGCGGGGAGACATCCTGTCGCGAATCCTGACGTCCGCGTTGTTCAAGGACCGATTGCAGGACGCGTTTGGCGAAGTCGCCTACCGCGGTGCGGAACGGGCCGCGCCGCTGGTTCGCGACACCGTGCGAGTGATCGGCGTGCAGAACGCGATCGACCTGGTGCGTGGCGGGCCGACCGCTGCGACAAGTTTCCTGCGCCAGGAAATGGGCATGAGCCTGGTCGAGGCGATGGTCCCCGAACTCGGCACCGCGATGCGGGTGGCAAGCGATCCGCTGGTCGGGCAATTGCTCGGCGCGGTGACCGGCACCGAAGTCGGCACGATCGCCACGCGCGTTGCGGGCAATATCGACAACACGATCTGGCGCGAGATCGGCTTCGAGGAGTCCGAGATCAGGCGCAATCCGCGCGCTACCAACGACCCTCTGATCATCGGCGTCTTCGGGGCGGACGCGGCGCTCTAG